A single genomic interval of Piliocolobus tephrosceles isolate RC106 chromosome 7, ASM277652v3, whole genome shotgun sequence harbors:
- the BRF2 gene encoding transcription factor IIIB 50 kDa subunit produces the protein MPGRGRCPDCGSTELVEDSHYSQSQLVCSDCGCVVTEGILTTTFSDEGNLREVTYSRSTGENEQVSRSQQRGLRRVRDLCRVLQLPPTFEDTAVAYYQQAYRHSGIRAARLQKKEVLVGCCVLITCRQHNWPLTMGAICTLLYADLDVFSSIYMQIVKLLGLDVPSLCLAELVKTYCSSFKLFQASPSVPAKYVEDKEKMLSRTLQLVELANETWLVTGRHPLPVITAATFLAWQSLQPADRLSCSLARFCKLANVDLPYPASSRLQELLAVLLRMAEQLAWLRVLRLDRRSVVKHIGDLLQHRHSLLRLAFRDGTAEVGTRGKEPPVWGQGQREGEVGNNSLGLPQGKRPASPALLLPPCMLKPPKRICPAPPVSTVTGDENISDSEIEQYLRTPQEVRDFQRAQAARQAATSVPNPP, from the exons ATGCCAGGCAGAGGCCGCTGCCCTGACTGCGGCTCCACGGAGCTGGTAGAAGACTCACACTATTCGCAGAGCCAGCTGGTGTGCTCCGACTGCGGCTGCGTGGTCACCGAGGGCATCCTTACCACTACCTTCAGCGACGAGGGCAATCTCCGAG aGGTAACATATTCCCGAAGCACAGGGGAAAATGAACAAGTTAGTCGCAGCCAGCAACGAG GTCTCCGCCGAGTGAGAGACCTTTGTCGAGTTCTGCAGTTGCCACCAACATTTGAGGACACCGCGGTTGCCTACTACCAACAGGCATACCGGCACTCTGGCATCCGAGCGGCCAGGCTGCAAAAGAAGGAGGTGTTGGTTGGGTGCTGCGTCTTAATCACCTGCCGACAACATAACTGGCCCCTAACAATGGGAGCCATCTGCACGCTGTTGTATGCAGATTTGGATGTGTTTTCTAGCATTTACATGCAGATAGTAAAGCTCCTGGGACTGGATGTGCCATCTCTGTGCTTGGCAGAACTGGTGAAGACCTATTGCAGCAG CTTCAAACTGTTCCAGGCTTCACCTTCTGTGCCAGCCAAATACGtggaagacaaagagaagatGCTGTCTCGAACATTGCAGTTGGTGGAGCTGGCAAACGAGACGTGGCTGGTGACTGGGCGGCATCCCTTGCCTGTCATCACTGCCGCGACTTTCCTGGCTTGGCAGTCGCTGCAGCCTGCAGATCGGCTTTCATGTTCCCTTGCCCGATTTTGTAAATTGGCAAATGTGGACCTGCCCTACCCCGCGTCCTCCCGCCTGCAGGAGCTTCTGGCTGTGTTGCTGCGGATGGCTGAGCAGCTGGCCTGGTTACGAGTTCTGAGACTTGACAGACGGTCTGTGGTGAAGCACATCGGTGACCTTCTCCAGCACCGCCACTCGCTGCTCCGCTTGGCCTTTCGGGATGGGACAGCAGAAGTGGGGACCCGAGGGAAGGAGCCACCGGTGTGGGGACAGGGgcagagagaaggggaggtgGGAAATAATTCCTTAGGTTTGCCTCAGGGGAAGCGGCCAGCCAGTCCTGCccttctcctgccaccctgcaTGTTGAAGCCCCCGAAGCGGATCTGCCCTGCACCGCCTGTCTCCACTGTCACTGGAGATGAGAACATTTCTGATAGTGAAATAGAACAGTATTTGCGTACCCCTCAGGAAGTTAGGGACTTTCAGAGAGCCCAGGCTGCTAGACAGGCTGCCACGAGTGTCCCTAACCCTCCCTGA